A window of the Cystobacter fuscus genome harbors these coding sequences:
- a CDS encoding MBL fold metallo-hydrolase has translation MPLRFKNLDGSGPHPLSTVFKWAVADKVAGKRRKSEATCAMRRVEPDLAVLAVPPAPGEGARLTWLGHASWLVQLEGVSLLIDPVLRDSIPGFIRRNVPPGVPTGQLPPIQATLVSHNHYDHLDMPTVCQVGAPVIGGLGLTRYFQRTGLSVTELDWWGSTRVGPVTVHFVPAQHWSRRGLADVNETLWGGFVVEGAHTRVYHSGDTAYFEGFREIGRRFPGIDAALLPIGAYDPEWFMEKQHMNPEQAVRAYEDLGARRFLAMHWGTFKLTDEPLDEPPQRLDAEWKRRALPVEPLHVLAVGESLTVPPGAPRRG, from the coding sequence ATGCCGTTGCGCTTCAAGAACCTGGATGGCAGTGGTCCCCACCCGCTGTCCACCGTCTTCAAGTGGGCGGTGGCGGACAAGGTGGCCGGCAAGCGCCGCAAGAGCGAGGCCACCTGCGCCATGCGCCGCGTGGAGCCGGACCTCGCCGTCCTGGCCGTGCCCCCCGCCCCCGGCGAGGGCGCGCGCCTCACCTGGCTGGGCCACGCCAGCTGGCTCGTCCAGCTCGAGGGCGTGTCGCTGCTCATCGATCCCGTGCTGCGCGACAGCATTCCCGGCTTCATCCGCCGCAACGTGCCCCCCGGAGTGCCGACCGGCCAGCTCCCCCCCATCCAGGCCACCCTGGTGTCCCACAACCACTATGATCACCTGGACATGCCCACCGTGTGCCAGGTGGGCGCGCCCGTCATCGGGGGACTCGGCCTGACGCGCTACTTCCAGCGCACCGGCCTGTCCGTCACCGAGCTGGACTGGTGGGGCTCCACGCGCGTGGGCCCCGTCACCGTGCACTTCGTCCCCGCCCAGCACTGGAGCCGCCGCGGCCTCGCGGACGTGAACGAGACGCTCTGGGGCGGCTTCGTGGTGGAGGGCGCCCACACCCGCGTCTACCACTCGGGCGACACCGCCTACTTCGAGGGCTTCCGGGAGATCGGCCGGCGCTTTCCCGGCATCGACGCCGCCCTGCTGCCCATCGGCGCCTATGACCCGGAGTGGTTCATGGAGAAGCAGCACATGAACCCCGAGCAGGCGGTGCGGGCCTATGAGGACCTCGGGGCCCGGCGCTTCCTCGCCATGCACTGGGGAACCTTCAAGCTCACCGACGAGCCCCTCGACGAGCCGCCCCAGCGTCTGGACGCCGAGTGGAAGCGGCGCGCGCTCCCGGTGGAGCCCCTGCACGTGCTCGCCGTGGGCGAGAGCCTCACCGTCCCACCGGGCGCCCCACGACGAGGTTGA
- the sthA gene encoding Si-specific NAD(P)(+) transhydrogenase, producing MSVRHFDIVVIGSGPGGEGAAMKAAKSGKRVCVVEQRPLVGGACTHTATIPSKALRHAIQRLVDVQMDHPELRVELGQKWKFKDMMRSASTVVSRQVQLRTTFYERNRVELVVGRARFLDAHTLEVDEPRGASEQLSAKAFVLATGSRPYHPPDLDFQHPRVFDSDTIFNLRETPMTMIIYGAGVIGCEYASMFRQLGVKVDLVNTRERLLSFLDDEISDALSYHLREQGVLIRHQEQMERVETRDDGVVLHLKSGKRLRADVFLWANGRTGNTQDIGLEALGIQLDSRGNIQVNDAYQTVVPHIYAVGDVVGIPSLASASYDQGRFAATHIVEGRLEHKLVKDIPSGIYTSPEISSLGRTEQELTRQGVPYEVGHAFFKSLARAQITGRTVGMLKLLFHRDTREILGIHCFGDNASEIIHIGQAIMSQDGPGNSIDYFINTTFNYPTMAEAYRVAALNGLNRLFEH from the coding sequence ATGAGCGTGCGGCATTTCGACATCGTGGTGATCGGCTCGGGCCCCGGCGGGGAGGGCGCGGCCATGAAGGCGGCCAAGTCCGGCAAGCGGGTGTGCGTGGTGGAGCAGCGTCCGCTGGTGGGCGGCGCCTGTACCCATACGGCCACCATTCCCTCCAAGGCGCTCCGGCACGCCATCCAACGCCTCGTGGACGTGCAGATGGATCACCCCGAGCTGCGCGTGGAGCTGGGCCAGAAGTGGAAGTTCAAGGACATGATGCGCTCGGCGTCCACGGTGGTGTCGCGCCAGGTGCAGTTGCGCACCACCTTCTACGAGCGCAACCGGGTGGAGCTGGTGGTGGGGCGGGCGCGCTTCCTGGATGCCCATACGCTCGAGGTGGATGAGCCCCGGGGCGCGAGCGAGCAACTGTCCGCCAAGGCGTTCGTGCTGGCCACGGGCTCGCGGCCCTACCACCCGCCGGACCTGGACTTCCAGCACCCGCGCGTCTTCGACTCGGACACCATCTTCAACCTGCGCGAGACGCCGATGACGATGATCATCTACGGCGCGGGCGTCATCGGGTGCGAGTACGCGTCCATGTTCCGGCAGCTGGGCGTGAAGGTGGACCTGGTGAACACGCGCGAGCGGCTGCTGTCCTTCCTGGACGATGAGATCTCCGACGCGCTGTCCTACCACCTGCGCGAGCAGGGCGTGCTCATCCGCCACCAGGAGCAGATGGAGCGCGTGGAGACGCGGGACGACGGGGTGGTGCTGCACCTCAAGAGTGGCAAGCGCCTGCGCGCGGACGTCTTCCTGTGGGCCAACGGGCGCACCGGCAACACCCAGGACATCGGGCTGGAGGCGCTGGGCATCCAACTGGACTCGCGCGGCAACATCCAGGTGAACGACGCCTACCAGACGGTGGTACCGCACATCTACGCGGTGGGCGACGTGGTGGGCATTCCCTCGCTGGCGAGCGCCTCGTATGACCAGGGCCGCTTCGCCGCCACGCACATCGTCGAGGGGCGGCTGGAGCACAAGCTGGTCAAGGACATCCCCAGCGGCATCTACACCAGCCCGGAGATCAGCAGCCTGGGTCGCACCGAGCAGGAGCTCACGCGCCAGGGCGTGCCCTACGAAGTGGGCCACGCGTTCTTCAAGAGCCTGGCGCGCGCGCAAATCACCGGCCGCACGGTGGGCATGCTCAAGCTCCTCTTCCACCGCGACACGCGGGAGATCCTCGGCATCCACTGCTTCGGGGACAACGCCTCGGAGATCATCCACATCGGCCAGGCGATCATGTCCCAGGACGGGCCGGGCAACTCCATCGACTACTTCATCAACACCACCTTCAACTACCCCACCATGGCCGAGGCCTACCGGGTGGCGGCGCTCAACGGACTCAACCGCCTGTTCGAGCACTGA
- a CDS encoding response regulator has translation MRREADAHAIRVLLVEDDEDDYVLTQDCLRQLGPRRVVLEWVSTCERALEELESGNHDVCLVDYRLGSMTGLELLQQARSRGWEGPFILLTGQEDDDIDHQAQQAGATDFLGKSQLTPTLLERSIRYGLQHTRTLEALRRSQESFRELIERLPDGVCVMHDTRLVYMNPTYVRLLGYSSQKELLGKTLLELGQKFLRPEDWNPLQADVQRAESTGEPIPPREVLLLARGGGRVPADLFHLPLMFDGQPSHVWLVRDLTERKQMEGRLLRADRMGSLGLLAAGVAHEINNPLAYTMANLDHLESQVLPRLGLCATERREIHELVADTRLGITRVRDIVRQLKMFSRGDEDGALAPVDVHRVLESSIDMAVNELKHRTRLVRDYGEPVQVQAKEGRLGQVFLNLLVNAAHAIPEGNAAGNEVRVVTRREGARVRIEVRDTGVGISPEHLGRMFEPFFTTKPVGVGTGLGLSICHDIVTSFGGQLGVESREGHGSTFWILLDALGPEARAEAPTAPAEATPAVRRGRVLVVDDEPMIGTAIRRTLQRDHEVVTLTSAHEAFARLMSGERFDVILCDVMMPEMSGVDLHQQLAQHLPALAEQLIFLSGGAFTPKAREFLAQAGNRRVDKPFSARELRDVVQSVLARSLDA, from the coding sequence ATGAGACGTGAGGCCGATGCACACGCCATCCGCGTCCTGCTCGTCGAGGACGACGAGGATGATTACGTCCTGACCCAGGACTGCCTGCGGCAACTGGGACCGCGGCGGGTGGTGCTCGAGTGGGTGTCCACCTGCGAGCGGGCCCTGGAGGAGCTGGAGTCCGGCAACCATGACGTGTGTCTGGTGGACTACCGGCTCGGCTCCATGACGGGGCTCGAGCTGCTCCAGCAGGCCCGGAGCAGGGGCTGGGAGGGTCCATTCATCCTGTTGACCGGACAGGAGGACGACGACATCGACCATCAGGCCCAGCAGGCCGGGGCCACCGACTTCCTCGGGAAGTCCCAGCTCACCCCGACGCTCCTGGAGCGCTCCATCCGCTATGGGCTCCAGCACACGCGCACGCTGGAGGCCCTGCGCCGCTCCCAGGAGAGCTTCCGCGAGCTCATCGAGCGGCTGCCCGACGGCGTCTGCGTGATGCACGACACGCGGCTCGTCTACATGAACCCCACCTACGTCCGCCTGCTGGGCTACTCGTCCCAGAAGGAGCTGCTGGGCAAGACCCTGCTGGAGCTGGGACAGAAGTTCCTCCGTCCGGAGGATTGGAACCCCCTCCAGGCGGATGTCCAGCGCGCGGAGTCCACGGGCGAGCCCATCCCGCCCCGGGAAGTCCTGCTGCTGGCCCGTGGGGGTGGCCGCGTTCCCGCGGACCTCTTCCATCTCCCCCTGATGTTCGACGGACAGCCGTCCCATGTGTGGCTCGTCCGGGACCTGACCGAGCGCAAGCAGATGGAGGGACGGCTGCTGCGCGCGGACCGCATGGGCTCGCTCGGACTGCTCGCCGCGGGAGTCGCGCATGAGATCAACAACCCGCTCGCCTACACGATGGCCAACCTGGACCACCTGGAGAGCCAGGTGCTGCCCCGGCTGGGGTTGTGCGCCACCGAGCGACGGGAGATCCACGAGCTGGTGGCGGATACCCGGCTCGGCATCACCCGGGTACGCGACATCGTGCGGCAGTTGAAGATGTTCTCGCGAGGGGACGAGGACGGGGCACTGGCGCCCGTGGACGTGCACCGGGTGCTCGAGTCCTCCATCGACATGGCGGTGAACGAGCTCAAGCACCGCACGCGGCTGGTGCGCGACTACGGAGAGCCGGTCCAGGTCCAGGCGAAGGAAGGCCGGCTCGGGCAGGTGTTCCTCAACCTGCTCGTCAACGCGGCCCATGCCATTCCCGAGGGGAACGCGGCGGGCAACGAGGTGCGCGTCGTCACGCGGCGCGAGGGAGCGCGCGTGCGCATCGAGGTGCGCGACACGGGCGTGGGCATCTCCCCGGAGCACCTGGGACGGATGTTCGAGCCGTTCTTCACCACCAAGCCCGTGGGCGTGGGCACCGGGCTCGGCCTGTCCATCTGCCACGACATCGTGACGAGCTTCGGCGGACAGCTGGGGGTGGAGAGCCGCGAGGGACACGGCAGCACCTTCTGGATCCTCCTCGACGCGCTCGGCCCCGAGGCCCGGGCGGAGGCCCCCACAGCGCCCGCCGAGGCGACCCCCGCCGTGCGCAGGGGCCGCGTGCTCGTCGTGGATGACGAGCCGATGATTGGCACGGCCATCCGCCGCACGCTCCAGAGGGATCACGAGGTCGTGACGCTGACGAGCGCGCACGAGGCCTTCGCGCGGCTCATGAGCGGAGAGCGCTTCGACGTCATCCTGTGTGACGTGATGATGCCGGAGATGAGCGGGGTGGACCTGCACCAGCAGCTCGCGCAGCACCTGCCCGCGCTGGCCGAGCAGCTCATCTTCCTGTCCGGAGGCGCCTTCACGCCCAAGGCCCGCGAGTTCCTCGCGCAGGCGGGCAACCGCCGGGTGGACAAGCCGTTCTCCGCCCGGGAGCTGCGGGACGTGGTGCAGTCGGTGCTGGCGCGCTCACTGGACGCCTAG
- a CDS encoding vWA domain-containing protein, with amino-acid sequence MGATPGGIQDIALARTKIAAGQIPLAEDFTAEGLYAEHDLPLEGPPCEQVLCLRTAKGIATAIDTGRQEVFVQVGFSSNVEPSTFHRKPLDAALVIDHSGSMQGEPMAAVKEAARRLVAKLDESDTFSLVIFDDVSQVLVKQTPVRDRAALLRAIDTIQVDGSTCIECGLADGYAQLATRAPDASRARRVFLFTDAMPNVGQTQEGGFMKLLRDHSQEGRDLTLFGVNIAFDQSFVTAISSVRGANAFYLRDAERTRTVFDEDFDYLVTPIAYDLKMVLTPAPGFRVEAVYGVPGVEPGAGQASLEISTVFLSRRRGAILARFSREADIQPGQRMMSGGLSFTPARGEASPPTLVTASYEGSEPLSSTGTWYSEDTVRKTAALTNFILGARAACSSWHAGDKARARELADRTAELLRTHAEQLDDAALRAEAELASKLAALMVP; translated from the coding sequence ATGGGAGCGACTCCTGGCGGAATCCAGGACATCGCGCTGGCGCGGACGAAGATCGCGGCGGGGCAGATTCCCCTCGCGGAGGACTTCACCGCCGAGGGGCTCTACGCGGAGCATGATCTTCCCCTGGAGGGCCCGCCCTGTGAGCAGGTGTTGTGTCTGCGCACGGCGAAGGGCATCGCGACGGCCATCGACACGGGCCGCCAGGAGGTGTTCGTGCAGGTGGGGTTCTCGTCCAACGTGGAGCCCTCCACCTTCCACCGCAAGCCGCTCGACGCGGCGCTGGTCATCGACCACTCCGGGTCCATGCAGGGCGAGCCGATGGCGGCCGTGAAGGAGGCGGCTCGCCGGTTGGTGGCGAAGCTGGACGAGAGCGACACCTTCTCGCTGGTCATCTTCGATGACGTCTCCCAGGTGCTGGTGAAGCAGACGCCCGTGCGCGACCGCGCGGCCCTGCTGCGCGCCATCGACACCATCCAGGTGGACGGCTCGACCTGCATCGAGTGCGGACTGGCCGATGGCTACGCGCAACTCGCCACGCGCGCGCCGGACGCGTCACGCGCCCGCCGCGTCTTCCTCTTCACGGACGCGATGCCCAACGTGGGCCAGACGCAAGAGGGCGGGTTCATGAAGCTGTTGCGCGACCACTCCCAGGAGGGCCGGGACCTGACGCTCTTCGGGGTGAACATCGCGTTCGATCAGTCCTTCGTCACGGCCATCTCCTCCGTGCGGGGCGCCAATGCCTTCTACCTGCGTGACGCCGAGCGCACGCGAACGGTCTTCGACGAGGACTTCGACTACCTGGTGACGCCCATCGCGTATGACCTGAAGATGGTGCTCACTCCCGCCCCGGGCTTCCGGGTGGAGGCGGTGTATGGCGTGCCCGGGGTGGAGCCCGGCGCGGGCCAGGCCTCGCTGGAGATCTCCACGGTCTTCCTCTCCCGGCGGCGCGGCGCCATCCTCGCGCGCTTCTCCCGGGAGGCGGACATCCAGCCCGGACAACGGATGATGTCGGGGGGGCTCTCCTTCACACCCGCTCGCGGCGAGGCGAGCCCGCCCACGCTCGTGACGGCGAGCTACGAGGGCAGCGAGCCGCTCTCGTCCACCGGCACGTGGTACTCCGAGGACACGGTGCGCAAGACGGCGGCCCTGACGAACTTCATCCTCGGCGCCCGGGCGGCGTGCTCGTCCTGGCATGCGGGGGACAAGGCCCGGGCCCGGGAGCTGGCGGACCGGACGGCGGAGCTGCTGCGCACCCACGCGGAGCAGTTGGACGACGCCGCGCTGCGCGCCGAGGCGGAGCTGGCGTCCAAGCTCGCCGCGCTGATGGTTCCCTGA
- a CDS encoding response regulator codes for MEPKRAVTILMADDDPDDRDFARSAMEESRLANDLRFVEDGEELIDYLRRLGRYANPKDSPRPGLILLDLNMPRKDGREALREIKSDPELKNIPIVVLTTSKAEEDILRSYNLGANCFITKPVTFDGLVEVVKVLNRHWLQIVELPPETPHE; via the coding sequence ATGGAGCCGAAACGAGCTGTCACCATCCTGATGGCGGATGACGACCCGGATGACCGGGACTTCGCACGCTCGGCCATGGAGGAGAGCCGGCTCGCCAACGATCTGCGCTTCGTCGAGGACGGCGAGGAGCTCATCGACTACCTGCGCCGCCTCGGCCGCTACGCCAACCCCAAGGACTCCCCACGGCCCGGGTTGATCCTCCTGGACCTGAACATGCCGCGCAAGGATGGCCGCGAGGCGCTCCGGGAGATCAAGTCCGACCCGGAGCTCAAGAACATCCCCATCGTCGTGCTGACCACGTCCAAGGCCGAGGAGGACATCCTGCGCAGCTACAACCTCGGGGCCAACTGCTTCATCACCAAGCCGGTGACCTTCGATGGGCTCGTCGAGGTCGTGAAGGTCCTCAACCGGCACTGGCTGCAGATCGTCGAACTGCCCCCCGAAACACCCCACGAATGA
- a CDS encoding sensor histidine kinase: MSTCRDDEASVVAEGSAARRTKETTVEELLEQIRRMAAREPHARCSEASGPLAPVVVALNHLSTQLTVERTRSEDAFGTQALIAQSPNSMFCCDVEARIRFINFTIPGLTVEQVLGQNLYDWIAPESRETARSVIQRVLATGETGGYEARPNVSGGPEWFAARVGPIQVGQRIVGFTVILTDITELKRAQLRLEQSNRELESFAYVASHDLQEPLRKIQTFGERLSKTATSLSPEAQDYLTRMQGAATRMRRLIDDLLAFSRVSARGQPFKRVDLSTIAREVIEDLEATIEQTGAEVSLEPLPVFDADPTQMRQLLQNLVGNALKFRREGVTPRVSIGAQVEAQGGRCELVVRDNGIGFEEKYRERIFNVFQRLHGRGQYEGTGIGLAICRKIAERHGGNIEARSTPGEGTAFHITLPMRQPLHG, translated from the coding sequence GTGAGTACGTGTCGAGACGACGAGGCGAGCGTGGTGGCGGAAGGCTCCGCCGCCAGAAGGACGAAGGAAACAACCGTCGAGGAGTTGCTCGAGCAGATCCGGCGGATGGCCGCTCGCGAGCCGCATGCCCGATGCTCCGAGGCAAGCGGGCCACTGGCCCCCGTCGTGGTGGCCCTCAACCACCTGTCCACCCAACTCACCGTGGAGCGCACGAGGTCGGAGGACGCGTTTGGCACCCAGGCGCTGATCGCCCAGTCGCCCAACAGCATGTTCTGCTGTGACGTCGAAGCGCGCATCCGCTTCATCAACTTCACCATACCGGGCCTGACGGTGGAGCAGGTGCTCGGCCAGAACCTCTACGACTGGATCGCCCCGGAGTCGCGCGAGACGGCCCGGAGCGTCATCCAGCGGGTGCTCGCCACGGGGGAGACGGGAGGCTACGAGGCCAGGCCCAACGTCAGCGGGGGCCCCGAGTGGTTCGCCGCCCGGGTGGGGCCCATCCAGGTGGGCCAGCGGATCGTCGGCTTCACCGTCATCCTCACCGACATCACCGAGCTCAAGCGGGCGCAGCTGCGCCTGGAGCAGTCCAACCGCGAGCTGGAGAGCTTCGCGTACGTGGCCTCGCACGACCTGCAGGAGCCGCTGCGGAAGATCCAGACCTTCGGCGAGCGCCTGTCGAAGACGGCCACCTCCTTGAGCCCCGAGGCACAGGACTACCTCACGCGGATGCAGGGCGCCGCGACGCGCATGCGCCGGCTCATCGACGATCTGCTCGCCTTCTCGCGCGTGTCCGCCAGGGGTCAGCCGTTCAAGCGGGTGGACCTGTCCACCATCGCGCGCGAGGTGATCGAGGACCTCGAGGCCACCATCGAACAGACCGGGGCGGAGGTGTCGCTCGAGCCGCTGCCCGTGTTCGACGCGGATCCCACCCAGATGCGCCAGCTCTTGCAGAACCTGGTGGGCAATGCCCTCAAGTTCCGCCGCGAGGGCGTGACGCCCCGCGTGTCCATCGGGGCCCAGGTGGAAGCCCAGGGCGGCCGGTGCGAGCTGGTGGTGCGCGACAACGGCATCGGCTTCGAGGAGAAGTACCGGGAGCGCATCTTCAACGTCTTCCAGCGTCTGCACGGCCGGGGCCAGTACGAGGGAACGGGAATCGGCCTCGCCATCTGCCGGAAGATCGCCGAGCGGCATGGCGGAAACATCGAGGCCCGGAGCACGCCCGGAGAGGGCACGGCCTTCCACATCACGCTGCCCATGCGGCAGCCCTTGCACGGATAG
- a CDS encoding SAM hydrolase/SAM-dependent halogenase family protein — MLPPLISLLTDFGLTDTYVGQMKAAILRVAPHARLVDLTHAVPAQDVRAGAFLLWSAVEAFAEGSLHLAVVDPGVGSARRAVAVRSHRGDVLVGPDNGLLVPALLLLGGLADAVELNDPAWWGPRRSRTFHGRDLFAPVVGHLAAGVPLEKLGRRLERLETPFTFPEPREEGGGSALVGEVLHVDTYGNLITNLPVARLPARFDVQVGDRLVPGAPLAHYQAVAPGELLSLGGSTGLLEVSVRDGDAARVLGVGRGTRVRVAARG; from the coding sequence ATGCTTCCACCCCTGATCAGCCTGCTCACCGACTTCGGCCTGACGGACACCTACGTGGGCCAGATGAAGGCGGCGATCCTCCGGGTCGCTCCGCACGCGCGCCTCGTGGATCTCACGCACGCGGTCCCCGCGCAGGACGTGAGAGCAGGCGCCTTCCTGCTGTGGAGCGCGGTGGAAGCCTTCGCCGAGGGCTCGCTGCACCTCGCGGTGGTGGATCCCGGCGTGGGCTCCGCGCGACGGGCCGTGGCCGTGAGAAGCCACCGGGGCGACGTCCTCGTGGGCCCGGACAACGGCCTGCTGGTGCCCGCGCTCCTCCTGCTCGGCGGACTGGCCGACGCCGTCGAGCTGAACGACCCCGCATGGTGGGGACCCCGTCGCTCGCGGACCTTTCATGGCAGGGATCTCTTCGCCCCCGTGGTGGGCCACCTCGCGGCGGGCGTGCCACTCGAGAAGCTCGGCCGGCGTCTGGAGCGACTGGAGACGCCCTTCACCTTCCCCGAGCCGCGAGAGGAAGGCGGAGGCAGCGCACTCGTGGGCGAGGTGCTGCACGTGGATACCTACGGCAACCTCATCACCAATCTGCCGGTGGCGCGGCTGCCGGCCCGCTTCGACGTCCAGGTCGGCGACCGCCTCGTCCCGGGCGCGCCCCTCGCCCACTATCAGGCCGTCGCTCCCGGGGAGCTCCTCTCCCTGGGAGGCAGCACGGGACTGCTGGAGGTGTCCGTGCGGGACGGCGACGCGGCGCGGGTGCTCGGCGTGGGCCGGGGCACCCGGGTGCGCGTCGCCGCGCGCGGATAG
- a CDS encoding MATE family efflux transporter yields the protein MKPKFGTDLTTGSIPRHIVTFSLPMLIGSLLQTAYSFINAIWVGQFLGTGALATVTVSFPVVFTLFGIGMGMTLATNILVSQSYGAKRFDELRRVVDSSTVLILGLGILLTLLGEFFTPHILRAMDTPEDIFQPSVDYLRIFLLSMPTSFAMFALRSMLQGMGDSKTPLYFQLISVVLTTVLDPLLIFGHLGLPRLGLNGTAWATIVSQVLVLTVLVVWLHRQKSPVAPGWPSLRHLGPATWQTFRIGVPASIQQSLVSLGMVMVTGIVNGFGEISTAAFGAASRIDQIAFMPAINFGMAISTLAGQNLGAGHLPRVRQIFAWGCAFSGAITLVISLVAVLFPETLLKVFITDPVVVELGTSYLHIVGACYVLFGLTFVSNGIINGAGSTMITTLISLLSLWVVRVPLAYTLSRQMHDVKGVWYAIAISFFVSLGCSMAYYFSGRWKKAVAHHKPTVLEQAKPDPAEVFANEAGEA from the coding sequence ATGAAACCGAAGTTCGGGACAGATTTGACCACGGGCAGCATCCCCCGGCACATCGTGACGTTCTCCCTGCCGATGCTCATTGGCAGCCTGCTGCAGACGGCCTACAGCTTCATCAACGCCATCTGGGTGGGGCAGTTCCTCGGCACCGGGGCGCTGGCCACCGTCACGGTGAGCTTCCCCGTCGTCTTCACCCTCTTCGGTATCGGGATGGGCATGACGCTCGCGACGAACATCCTCGTGTCGCAGAGCTACGGCGCCAAACGCTTCGACGAGCTGCGGCGGGTGGTGGACAGCTCCACCGTGTTGATCCTCGGCCTGGGCATCCTGCTGACCCTGCTGGGCGAGTTCTTCACGCCCCACATCCTGCGCGCCATGGACACGCCGGAGGACATCTTCCAGCCCTCGGTGGACTACCTGCGCATCTTCCTGCTGTCGATGCCCACCAGCTTCGCCATGTTCGCGCTGCGCAGCATGTTGCAGGGCATGGGGGACTCGAAGACGCCCCTGTACTTCCAGCTCATCTCCGTCGTGCTCACCACGGTGTTGGATCCGCTCCTCATCTTCGGCCACCTGGGCCTGCCACGTCTGGGGCTCAACGGCACCGCCTGGGCCACCATCGTCTCCCAGGTGCTCGTGCTGACCGTGCTGGTGGTCTGGCTGCACCGCCAGAAGTCCCCCGTCGCGCCCGGCTGGCCGAGCCTGCGCCACCTCGGTCCGGCCACCTGGCAGACCTTCCGCATCGGCGTGCCCGCCTCCATCCAGCAGTCCCTGGTGTCGCTCGGCATGGTGATGGTGACCGGCATCGTGAACGGCTTCGGGGAGATCTCCACGGCGGCCTTCGGCGCGGCCTCGCGCATCGATCAGATCGCCTTCATGCCGGCCATCAACTTCGGCATGGCCATCTCGACGCTCGCCGGACAGAACCTGGGGGCGGGCCACCTGCCCCGCGTCCGGCAGATCTTCGCGTGGGGATGTGCCTTCAGCGGGGCCATCACCCTCGTCATCTCCCTGGTGGCCGTCCTCTTCCCGGAGACGCTCCTGAAGGTGTTCATCACGGATCCCGTCGTCGTCGAGCTGGGGACCTCGTATCTGCACATCGTGGGCGCCTGCTACGTCTTGTTCGGCCTCACCTTCGTGAGCAACGGCATCATCAACGGAGCCGGCTCGACGATGATCACCACCCTCATCTCCCTGCTCAGCCTCTGGGTGGTCCGGGTGCCCCTGGCCTACACGCTGTCGCGCCAGATGCACGACGTGAAGGGCGTCTGGTACGCCATCGCCATCAGCTTCTTCGTCTCGCTCGGCTGCAGCATGGCCTACTACTTCTCCGGGCGCTGGAAGAAGGCGGTGGCCCACCACAAGCCGACCGTCCTCGAGCAGGCCAAGCCGGACCCCGCCGAGGTCTTCGCCAACGAGGCGGGCGAGGCCTGA